The DNA sequence ATATTGCTAATCCATATCTCATTCTAAAATTTTGCATTCATATTGTGTGTTCCCTGCCTATTAATTCTTCTTCCAGCTTCTCAGCAATTGAACCCTGGCTGGGTGATGCAAGTTGCTTTTAGTTTCTCGTTGTGGACTCCTGGGAGTAGTTGATGGATTACTGTCTCACTTTTGGttaaaatggatgaatttcaTTTATATGAAATGGCTAATGTGGTACTTTTATAGATCATGATGGAAAGAGATACAAACCGTCCCCGAGGATTTGGGTTTATTACATTTGGAGATCGGCGAGCAATGGAAGACGCAATCCGGGAGATGCATGGGCGGGAGCTTAGTGATCGCATAATCTCTGTGAACAAAGCTCAACCCAAAATGGGAGGGGGAGGAGCTGGAGAGGATTCTGACCATGGCTACAGAGGAGGTGGCTACTCATCTGGTGGCAGGAGAAACTATGGGGGAGGAGATAGACCTGTAGGACAAGATGAATGCTTCAAGTGTGGTCGACCAGGACATTGGGCTCGAGATTGCCCTTCAGCAGGAGGCGGAAGAGGCGGTGGAGGTTCGTTCTCATCACATTCTAGGTTTGGGGCTGGTGGCCGTGGGGATCGCTTTGGTGGAGACCGTGACCGCTACATGGATGACCGTTATGATGGAGGGCGCTATGGAGAGAGGGACCGTTTTGACAGCAGAGATGACAAATATGGTAGCTGTGATCGCTATGCTAGCGACAGGTATGAGTTACTGCTTAACCGCTTGTTCCTTTCTCTCACTTGTGATTGATCTGAATAGTAGTAAACAAAATCCCTTTTACTCAACTTTCGCCACTTTTCCTTGCAGGTACCCAGCCGGTGATCGTTTTGCAAGTGACAGGTACGGTGGTTCTGATCGTTATCCTCAAAATGGTTATGGCAAAGATAGAGGGTATGATAGGGATGGTGGCGCAAGAGGAGGCGACAGGTATGCAAGCGGAGGGCCAGCTAGAGGCGATAATTACAGAAGCAGGCCTGGTCCTTATGACCGCCCTAGCAGGGGAGGCCGCCCATCTTCCTTTGACCGTTACTAAATGTTGCTGTTGGGTGATTCTGCTGTTTTCATGAGACTTGTAGCTGTTTTAGCTTATAATCTTTTAGGTTCTTGACGTGGGATGTTGAGATTGCAATTTTAATGTAGGATTGATGGATGATATGCATTTTAATTCAGTATTTTCCATTTGGGTTTTTACTGGCCTTAATTTCgtccaccgtcaatcattttagttCTTTCGTGGAAAAACTCtgttaaataaaaatacctTACTTTTTGTCAAAtctcattgtttattaaattgaggatatttttgttattttggttcttattatacaaagattattcacataatgattaaaataaaagtgaagGGTTATATTAATCTTAAAAATCGTTGTTTCGTTAAAATgtcaaaaagcctatccctttcaATTATATTTAGTACAGTCTCAACCCCCTTCTTTCCGATTGGCTgagaaccaaaataattaagATAAAAGAAATTGAGGTCATTTTCAGGAAAATCGGCACTAGATATCTATTAAACACCAAgaactcttcttttttttttttggtgtacaCACCAAGAACTCTTTTATTGCACAAATTGACATGGTTTTGCTTTCCGTCTCTCTCCTATTTCTTGTTGAGTTCCATACCATATGCTTCTGTTTTGAATATTTAATCCTGCAGACGTCAACATTTGTTTGAATCTTATGGTGATCTTTACAATTAAaggtgtaattttttttttttccatctcaaccaaattcaaggACGGAGGTGTGATTCAGTCGGAATAGTCAATGATCTTCGACTAAGAGAGAATGGGGTTGATTGGGGGGTGTGTTGAATCTGAATTGAACAACCTATATATCTCCGGGAAGGAGAATAAAATCATTAGTGTAGTTCTAAGAAAGAATAGTTTAATGAGTGCGCATCTTGAACCATCATTGTCTAGGCGTATAGGAGATGAGTTCTCTATGGACATATGTCCATCATTGTGTTTGGAGGGAGATGAGCCTATTTTAGGTGTagagagaatgtgagagagaTATTGATTAGAGAGATAAATGCCCAAGCTAGGGTATTTAAAGAGATCTTCAAAGTCCTCGTAGGGAGAGTAATCCTGATTAAATCGGGAGACTATCTAGGAGGAAATTTAGAATAAGATATCCAATATTCCTAGGATTATGATTACGTTGCCTAATTCCCAAGATATTCTAATTTAActtgaattagggtttaatCACTTGGGAGAAGTAATACAGTTTGCCAAATGCCTGTCTGACTAGTCAGCATGTTGGAATGGCTTACTCCGACTATGATTAGGAAGCCTGATTAATCCGATCGTCTGAATTTCATAAGCTATGGGCATTCCGGTCCTTCTTGCCACCCAAGAAGAAAATTTATCAATTCCAATCTTTTCCAAAATGGAAGATTAgaatagagattttttttttttttttttttttagcatgtCGAACCCGTTCTAATTCactcaaaatgaaaaatcaatttTTCTCTACCTTGAATATCTCTATTCATTCCAATAAAATTTTCTATACCAAACGAGGCAGTCTACCACTAAATTTACCCAAACTACGGgaatgaaaattcaaatttaaggcAGAGAATTTTCCTATTACTTGACTAAGGTCGTGCCTGCATGCACCTTACAATCTAAGTCCCCTTTACTTTAAGGGACTAAGTTTTCCACTGTGTGTAGGGCACGAAGTAGCAAAGTAATTGAGAAATTTTGTCTAACAATTGACAAACTCATAAATTTTAGGATTTTGATGTATAGCAATAGCAATACCGCATTTGAGGTTTATGGGACCAACCCCAAAGTCAAGAGGCAGCTTCTAGTGATAATAATATTATGTTATGTgatgtaattaattaagatgTGATAAATTAGAGGAGTTTAAAATATCGGTATGTAGGTAATAGTTTTCTCTCTTATTTCTCTCTCAAAAGTGTAAACGCATCGACTAAGATATCAgcacatgtgtgtgtgtttggtTGCTACTTTTGCTGGCATGAGAGAGATGAATACTAGGAGAACAACTTACATGACAAGAGTACACCATGCATTATAATAAGAGCATGTGAACGAAAAATTTATacatatctttattttattggcACAGGAAGCCACAGTAACGGTGCGCCTGTGTCACATAAATCCTTCTCGGAAAGTAGAGATATGTAGCAATAGCGACATTGATGATTGACCTATACCTTATTGCAAAGCATGCAATTCTAATTTAGTTCTTGTAACTTTCATGTGTATGAATCTTCTGCTTGTATTTATGTTGAATGTAAGAGCTTGATGACGGACATACATCAATTAAATTTTCCTGTTGTCCCTATCCTACAAACTTTTTTATTCTCAATATGAAGGCGGCCAAAGTTCTGATACAAAGAGTAAGAGTCGAACTCTTTCGTTATATCCAAAAAGTATATAACATacatctttttatttaaatctTTAAGTGAATGCTCATGCCAAGCGTTGTTGGTGGAATTGGATACAACGACTATTTTTA is a window from the Pyrus communis chromosome 16, drPyrComm1.1, whole genome shotgun sequence genome containing:
- the LOC137720666 gene encoding LOW QUALITY PROTEIN: glycine-rich RNA-binding protein RZ1C (The sequence of the model RefSeq protein was modified relative to this genomic sequence to represent the inferred CDS: deleted 1 base in 1 codon); translation: MAGKEDYRIFVGGLSGDVTERQLESAFQRFGKVLEAQIMMERDTNRPRGFGFITFGDRRAMEDAIREMHGRELSDRIISVNKAQPKMGGGGAGEDSDHGYRGGGYSSGGRRNYGGGDRPVGQDECFKCGRPGHWARDCPSAGGGRGGGGSFSSHSRFGAGGRGDRFGGDRDRYMDDRYDGGRYGERDRFDSRDDKYGSCDRYASDRYPAGDRFASDRYGGSDRYPQNGYGKDRGYDRDGGARGGDRYASGGPARGDNYRSRPGPYDRPSRGGRPSSFDRY